The DNA region TGACGAAGCTGTCGGGCGAGACGGCAATCTGCGGGTGCGGCGCATTGGCCACCCCGCGCGTGTCGTTGACTGTGAAGGGGATCACCGCATGGCCCGCCCCGTCGCGGCCCACTCGGTTGAGCTTGCCGCCCGCCCAGAACACGATCCCCGAACTATCGGGCAGCCAATCGATATTGGGATAAACCCCGGTGACGGCCCAGGTCTCCTGCACATCGAGATCGAGCTTGCCGTAGATCATCCGCTCCCGCCCGCTGGCGAGGTCTTTCACCCAGAGCTGGCTCTGGTCCTTGTCACGCCGGACGAAGGCGAGTTCCTTGCCATCGGGCGAAGGCGCCGGGCGTACCGCGCCGCCATAGCCGCCAACCGCGGTGCTGACCTCGCCGGTCGCCAGATCGTGGCGCTCGATCGCGAAGATGCCCGCGTTGGAATCCTGCGCATATTCGAAGGTGTTTCCGGGCGTGGTGTTGCGGGTGTAATAGATCGCGCTGCCATCGGGCGCGAACACCGGCTCGCCCAATTCCTTCTGCAAGCGTTCATTGGCGCGTTCGACCACCTGCACCCCGCCGCCGCCGCTGACATGGTAAAGCCAGATCTCGCCCGTCCCGGCGCTGCGTTCCGTGGTGAAATGCTTCTTGGCGGCAATGAAGCGTCCGTCCGGCGACCAGGTCGGCTGGTTCAATAGGCGAAAATCTTCCTTGGTCACCTGCCGCTTGTCCGAGCCATCGGTGTTCATCACCCAGATATTGTCGCCGCCGCCGCGATCCGAGGTGAAGGCTATGCGGCTGCCATCGGGCGAGAAGCGCGGTTGCACATCCCATGCAAGGCCGTCTGCAATCCGCTTGGGCGTACCGCCGGTGATCGGCATGGTGTAGATGTCGCCGAGCAGCGTGAAAGCGATCGTCTGCCCATCGGGCGACACATCGACATCCATCCACGTGCCTTCGTCCGTCTTGATCGGCACCTGCTTGATGGTGGCACCCTTGGGCGCCTCGACGCTCCAGCTTTCGTCAGCTTTGGCGGCTTTGCCCTTGGTCTGCGCTGCAAGCGGTGTGGCAATGCAGGCGGCCCCGGCGAGCAGGGCGGCGGCGATATGGCGCATGGAAATGTCTCCTCTGTTGCGGCGGGAGACTAGCGGCGCGAAACGAGATTGCTAGGGGGCGGAACGCCGTTGGTCGATTAGCAGCAGCCTCCGTTGGAGCGGTCCGAGCAGTATTCCTGCTTGAGCTTTGGCGGTTCTTGCCCGAACACCCACTCTGGCAATCGGGCCTGGCACAACAGGCCGCAACAGGGGATGACTAACAATGACGCGACGCGTGCGCCTTGGAGCGCTTCTGCTGGCTTGGTCCCTACCGCTTACAACGCTGAGCGCGCAAGTTGGCCCGCAGGAGGTTGCCGCCCCTGCAGGTGAGACCGGGCTGGTCGCGGTGCGCACCGAAGCTGCCAAGGGCCGCATCCTCGTCACCCTGCCCGCGCCGGCGCAAGATGGCGTGTCGCTGCGCCTGCTCTACAGCACCGCGCTCAAGACCGGGCTTGGATCAGCGCCGCTGGGGCTGGATCGCGGGCGGATCGGCAATACGCAGCTCCTCGCCTTCCGCCGGATCGGCGGCAAGATTGCCGTGCAGTTTGAAAACCCGCGCTTCCGCGCCAGTGCGGGCGATGCAGCGCAGCAGAGCGCCGTCGCCAGCGATTTCGGGATCTCGACCGTCTGGCTGACCGACATTGCCGAGACGCTGCCAGATGGCCGCTTGGTGATCGACATCGCCCCGTTCCTCGCGCTCGACACGCTGGGCATTGCCGCCTCGCTCAATCAGGAAGCGGACGTGCTGGGCGTCGGCCCGGCGACCGCGATTGCCGGGCAAGGCTTCCGGTTGGACGACAAGCTGAGCTTGGCCGATCCGGGATCAGTGCGGCTGTTTCCCGACAATCTGGAGGTGGACGCGATCCAGACCTTCGTCTCCGACAAGCCGGGAGCCGAGATCGAGAACATCGTGCCCGAACCCCGGAAGGTGACGCTGACCGTCCACCACAGTTTCGTGCGCCTGCCCGAACCCGGCTTCGCGCCGCGCCGCTTCGATCCGCGGCTGGGCGGCTTTGCGACGCAGGCGGTGGACTTCTCCGCGCCACTGGGCGCGCCGGTGGTGTCTGATCTGGCCAACCGCTTCCGACTGGAAAAGCTCGATCCCACTGCGCCCCGTTCGCGGGTGAAGCAGCCGATCATCTTCTATCTCGACCGCAACACGCCCGAGCCGATCCGCTCGGCGCTGCTGGAGGGGATCGGCTGGTGGTCCGATGCGTTTGATCAGGCGGGCTTCATCGATGCCTTCCGGGTCGAAATGCTGCCCGAAGGAGCCGACCCGCTCGATGTGCGCTACAACATGGTCAACTGGGTTGACCGGGCAACGCGCGGCTGGGCTTACGGCCAGCAAATCGTCGATCCGCGCACCGGGGAGATCGTGAAGGGCATGGTCGTGCTCGGCTCCTTGCGGGCGCGGCAGGACATCCAGATCTTTCAGGCGCTGGTCGGTGCCGCCGAACTGAACACCGGCGGTCCGAATGATCCGGTCAAGGTCGCGCTCGACCGGCTGGCCCAGCTCGGCGCGCACGAGGTCGGCCATACGTTGGGCTTTGCACATAACTTTGCGGCCAGCACACAAGACCGCGCCTCGGTGATGGACTACCCCCCGCCGCGCATCGGCCTTGCAGACGGTAAGCCCGACCTATCGGACGCTTATGCCAAGGGTATCGGCATCTGGGACACGGCAACGGTGCGCTGGCTCTACGCTGACGCGGGCGAGCGCGAGACGGCCGAGGCGGCAGCACGCTACCGCTTTGTTCAGGACGACAACGCCCGCGCGGCTGATACCGCCCAGGTCTGGGGCGGCTTGTGGGATGACGGCGCGGACCCGACCGCTGAACTCAACCGGCTGATGGCGGTGCGCGCGGCAGCGCTGTCCCGCTTCGGGCTTGATGCCCTCAACCCCGGCGAACCGGTGGCGAACCTTCGTCGCCGGTTCGTACCCCTGTGGTTGCTGCATCGTTATCAACTGGTTGCGGCCGCCAAGGCGATTGGCGGGGTCGATTTCACCTATGCCGTCAACGGTGGCGGGCGCGAGGCGGCAGCGCCGGTGGCTCCGGCCCAGCAGCGCGCTGCGCTCGATGCGGCGCTGGCCACCCTGCGACCCGAGGCCTTGCGCGTCCCTCCCGCATTGGTTCCTCTGCTCTCGGCCGCGCAGAATGGGACGACCGACCGCCAGTACGAGACCGAGATCTTCGCGACCGCTGGCGGCCCGGTGTTCGACCCGCTGGTCGCTGCCGACGCCGCCGCCCAACTCACCGTGCAGACGCTGCTCGCCCCACGCAGACTGGCGCGGCTGGTCGTCCAGAGCCAGAGCGATGCTTCGGTGCTTGGCGTGGGCGAGCTGCTCGACCGACTGACCGCAACCGTGCTGGCCTCGACCAGCGACGATCTCGGCCGCCGTATCGCCTATCGCACGCTTGCGACCATGGCGCAGGTCGCACGCCGTCAGGACGCCACCCCCGAAGTCGCCGCCGCGATTTACCAAAAGCTCATCGATGTCGGCGCCGCGCTGGCCAAGCGCAGGGCGAGCGGGGCCGAACGCGCCTGGGCGCTGAGCCTGTCACGGCGCTTGCTCGATCCCGTGCAGCGCGATCAGCTGGCCGCCAGCCTGCCGCGCATGGTGACGGTGCCGCCGGGAGACCCGATTGGCGAGGATGACTGGATGGATCTGTCCAGCCTG from uncultured Erythrobacter sp. includes:
- a CDS encoding zinc-dependent metalloprotease; protein product: MTRRVRLGALLLAWSLPLTTLSAQVGPQEVAAPAGETGLVAVRTEAAKGRILVTLPAPAQDGVSLRLLYSTALKTGLGSAPLGLDRGRIGNTQLLAFRRIGGKIAVQFENPRFRASAGDAAQQSAVASDFGISTVWLTDIAETLPDGRLVIDIAPFLALDTLGIAASLNQEADVLGVGPATAIAGQGFRLDDKLSLADPGSVRLFPDNLEVDAIQTFVSDKPGAEIENIVPEPRKVTLTVHHSFVRLPEPGFAPRRFDPRLGGFATQAVDFSAPLGAPVVSDLANRFRLEKLDPTAPRSRVKQPIIFYLDRNTPEPIRSALLEGIGWWSDAFDQAGFIDAFRVEMLPEGADPLDVRYNMVNWVDRATRGWAYGQQIVDPRTGEIVKGMVVLGSLRARQDIQIFQALVGAAELNTGGPNDPVKVALDRLAQLGAHEVGHTLGFAHNFAASTQDRASVMDYPPPRIGLADGKPDLSDAYAKGIGIWDTATVRWLYADAGERETAEAAARYRFVQDDNARAADTAQVWGGLWDDGADPTAELNRLMAVRAAALSRFGLDALNPGEPVANLRRRFVPLWLLHRYQLVAAAKAIGGVDFTYAVNGGGREAAAPVAPAQQRAALDAALATLRPEALRVPPALVPLLSAAQNGTTDRQYETEIFATAGGPVFDPLVAADAAAQLTVQTLLAPRRLARLVVQSQSDASVLGVGELLDRLTATVLASTSDDLGRRIAYRTLATMAQVARRQDATPEVAAAIYQKLIDVGAALAKRRASGAERAWALSLSRRLLDPVQRDQLAASLPRMVTVPPGDPIGEDDWMDLSSLLAPVE